One segment of Clostridium ljungdahlii DSM 13528 DNA contains the following:
- the larB gene encoding nickel pincer cofactor biosynthesis protein LarB, with protein MDESELRNLLKNIKDNKIGVEEGIEKLKDLPFKDLGYAMVDNHREIRVGYPEVIYCEGKTVDQVKGIVEFMLTKDNNILGTRASKEMYKAVKEICPYAKYNELGRTITIVKNSKEKTESYIAIVTAGTSDIPVAEEAFETVNIFGNKVEKIFDVGVAGIHRMFNKLDIIRKAKVIIVIAGMEGALASVIGGLVDKPVIAVPTSVGYGASFGGIAALLSMLNSCASGVSVVNINNGFGAGYIASIINKL; from the coding sequence ATGGATGAATCAGAACTTAGAAATTTGTTAAAAAATATTAAAGACAACAAAATAGGGGTTGAAGAAGGAATTGAAAAACTAAAGGATCTTCCGTTTAAAGATTTAGGATATGCTATGGTAGACAACCATAGGGAGATACGGGTTGGCTACCCTGAAGTAATATATTGTGAAGGTAAAACTGTAGATCAGGTAAAGGGAATTGTTGAGTTTATGCTTACCAAGGATAATAATATATTGGGAACTAGGGCTAGCAAAGAAATGTATAAAGCTGTAAAAGAAATTTGTCCTTATGCAAAGTATAATGAATTAGGGAGAACTATAACTATAGTAAAAAACTCTAAAGAGAAGACAGAATCATATATAGCTATAGTTACAGCAGGAACATCAGATATACCTGTAGCAGAAGAGGCTTTTGAAACTGTTAATATTTTTGGAAATAAAGTAGAAAAGATTTTTGATGTAGGTGTAGCGGGAATACACAGGATGTTTAATAAATTAGATATTATAAGAAAAGCTAAAGTAATCATAGTAATTGCAGGTATGGAAGGTGCACTTGCTAGCGTCATAGGAGGTCTTGTTGATAAACCTGTTATTGCAGTACCTACAAGTGTAGGATATGGAGCAAGTTTTGGAGGAATAGCTGCTCTTCTTTCAATGCTTAACAGTTGTGCCAGTGGAGTAAGTGTAGTAAATATTAATAATGGATTTGGGGCAGGGTATATAGCTAGTATTATAAACAAGCTTTAG
- the fba gene encoding class II fructose-1,6-bisphosphate aldolase — MALVTTKNMFKKAYEGKYSIGAFNINNMEIIQGVVNGAKAKNSAVILQCSAGAIKYAGPKYLKAMVDAAIEETGIDLALHLDHGPDFETVKLCVENGFTSVMFDGSHFDYEENVAKTQEVAKYAHDHGVVVEAELGVLAGIEDDVSAAEHIYTDPDQAEDFVNRTGIDSLAIAIGTSHGAFKFPPNFKPKLRFDILEKVQEKLPNFPIVLHGASAVDQEAVATCNKYGGNLAGAKGIPIDMLRKASSMAVCKINMDTDLRLAMTAAVRKTFGDKPEVFDPRKYLGAGRDEIQKVVEYKIDNVLGSANSLK; from the coding sequence ATGGCATTAGTTACTACTAAAAACATGTTCAAAAAAGCTTATGAAGGAAAATATTCAATAGGCGCTTTTAATATTAATAATATGGAGATAATTCAAGGTGTAGTTAATGGAGCAAAGGCTAAAAACTCTGCTGTTATTTTGCAATGTTCAGCAGGTGCAATAAAGTATGCAGGTCCTAAATATTTAAAAGCCATGGTAGACGCTGCAATAGAAGAAACAGGTATTGACCTTGCACTTCACTTAGATCATGGTCCTGATTTTGAAACTGTAAAACTGTGTGTAGAGAATGGTTTTACTTCAGTAATGTTTGATGGCTCACATTTTGATTATGAAGAAAATGTAGCAAAAACTCAGGAAGTTGCAAAATATGCTCATGACCACGGAGTAGTAGTGGAAGCAGAGCTTGGTGTACTTGCTGGAATAGAAGATGATGTATCTGCCGCAGAACATATATATACTGATCCAGATCAAGCAGAAGATTTTGTAAATAGAACTGGTATAGATTCCCTAGCTATAGCTATAGGTACTTCCCATGGTGCATTCAAGTTCCCGCCAAACTTCAAACCTAAATTAAGATTTGACATACTTGAAAAAGTTCAGGAAAAACTTCCAAACTTCCCTATAGTACTTCATGGTGCTTCAGCTGTAGATCAAGAAGCAGTAGCAACTTGCAATAAGTATGGAGGAAATTTAGCTGGTGCTAAAGGAATACCAATAGATATGCTTAGAAAAGCTTCTTCAATGGCTGTATGTAAAATAAACATGGATACTGACTTGAGATTAGCTATGACTGCTGCTGTGAGAAAAACTTTTGGAGATAAACCAGAAGTTTTCGATCCAAGAAAATACTTAGGTGCAGGAAGAGATGAAATACAAAAAGTAGTAGAATACAAAATAGATAATGTTCTTGGTTCTGCAAATTCCTTAAAATAA
- a CDS encoding class IV adenylate cyclase: protein MEECETRIIKIDPDHIRLKLKQMKAINVKMENQTNYIYDFKDGRLIKNKGYARIRVVEDLLHNSNHFYMTTKKLLSQEKYKVMEENETEILDAEAGKRIFRSLGLNLLQAIKKYRESYRYKNSLIEIDINDTSFCPFPYIEIETKSDSELNELVELLGYSIKDTTSKTIYEILNEK from the coding sequence TTGGAAGAATGCGAAACAAGAATAATAAAAATAGATCCTGATCATATAAGATTAAAACTAAAACAGATGAAAGCTATAAATGTTAAAATGGAAAATCAAACAAATTATATATATGACTTTAAAGATGGACGTCTCATAAAAAATAAAGGTTATGCTAGAATAAGAGTTGTAGAAGATCTACTCCACAATTCAAATCATTTTTACATGACTACTAAAAAACTTTTAAGTCAAGAAAAATATAAAGTAATGGAAGAAAATGAAACTGAAATACTTGATGCAGAAGCAGGTAAAAGAATATTTAGATCACTTGGACTAAACTTACTTCAAGCCATAAAAAAGTACCGGGAAAGTTACAGATATAAAAACAGCTTAATTGAAATAGACATAAATGATACATCCTTCTGTCCTTTCCCTTATATAGAAATAGAAACTAAAAGTGATAGTGAATTAAATGAACTGGTAGAATTGCTTGGATATTCCATAAAAGATACTACCTCCAAAACCATATATGAAATATTAAATGAAAAATAG
- a CDS encoding STAS domain-containing protein: protein MKDLNIEIPENFAVDEADDLRQKLNSLIDKGEKNFSLDFSKCTFIDSTGLGVLVSIYKKCKNINGSFKLYSVRNADVMKIFNMTRLDKVFEINS, encoded by the coding sequence ATGAAGGATTTAAATATTGAAATACCAGAAAACTTTGCTGTTGACGAAGCAGATGATCTTAGACAAAAACTTAATTCTCTAATAGATAAAGGCGAAAAAAATTTTTCATTGGATTTTAGTAAGTGTACCTTTATTGATAGTACTGGACTTGGAGTTTTAGTCTCAATTTATAAAAAGTGTAAGAACATAAACGGAAGCTTTAAACTTTATTCAGTTAGAAATGCAGATGTTATGAAAATTTTTAATATGACACGATTAGATAAGGTATTTGAAATAAATAGTTAA
- a CDS encoding DUF4363 family protein — MKSSITSFTIFILMMLSILFSIQYLNTICSKLESSNIKIEKSIESNSWNEARKNYENFMIQWEKYSPKVSIFSNHNEIDNINSELWKLMQHITYRNGEESLASINVIKNLLHHILKMEQLNIQNLF, encoded by the coding sequence ATGAAAAGTTCTATAACATCTTTTACCATATTCATATTGATGATGTTATCTATACTATTTTCAATACAATATTTAAATACAATATGTAGTAAATTAGAAAGTTCAAACATAAAAATAGAAAAATCTATTGAATCAAATTCCTGGAATGAAGCCCGTAAAAATTATGAGAATTTCATGATTCAGTGGGAAAAATATTCACCAAAGGTATCAATTTTTTCAAATCATAATGAAATAGACAATATAAACAGTGAGTTATGGAAATTAATGCAGCATATAACATATAGAAATGGAGAAGAATCCCTAGCCTCTATAAATGTAATAAAAAATTTGCTGCATCATATACTGAAAATGGAGCAACTAAACATCCAAAATCTATTTTAA
- a CDS encoding PAS domain S-box protein has protein sequence MNYKSGESELYHKETLYLDSLKCFTKHKANKGNYNLWILEGVLKGITDIIKVFDSNGRILFFNEAGCKFYKKTKDEVKGKKCFEILNMKENCKNCGVEEALRTKKLIRIEKYFPEHNKFMDCTYNPVMDNLGKVAFVVEQQKDITKKKILANTIRESEERYRKIINLSPEAIIITVDSKIVLANHKACNLVGTDYDKIIGENIYKYISKEFIKIAHKRAKQILEGKKSKSIYDYKIIRYSNTLIDVEISASYLMYKGSPAIQAIIRNISDMKRRLNEASKLQRKYIEDTSPIPEKLKLESLYMPAKTVSGDFFRLYKVNEDLVLGIIGDVSGKGITAALNVLAFFVLFREAILISRDPLEIVKILNKKIADYLSDNHCIAACCFSLDFKKNEARVAGAGISQFMFQKSNCNPQEFIVRGPFLGMFQNAVFDENVIFFKEGDRFYFPTDGLDFIFNDNEIRKNYLKSHTLTEFITYLKAKLNNIINETGALKDDSTIIALEIK, from the coding sequence TTGAACTATAAATCAGGAGAAAGTGAACTTTATCACAAAGAAACACTTTACCTAGATAGTTTAAAATGCTTTACTAAACATAAAGCAAATAAAGGAAATTATAACTTATGGATTCTAGAAGGAGTCTTAAAAGGTATTACTGATATTATAAAGGTATTTGACTCCAATGGTAGGATTCTATTTTTTAATGAAGCTGGGTGTAAGTTTTATAAAAAAACTAAAGATGAAGTTAAAGGTAAAAAGTGTTTTGAAATTTTAAATATGAAAGAAAACTGCAAAAACTGCGGTGTAGAAGAAGCCCTTAGAACTAAAAAACTAATAAGAATAGAAAAATATTTTCCAGAGCATAACAAATTTATGGATTGCACTTATAATCCTGTTATGGACAATTTGGGAAAAGTGGCATTTGTTGTAGAACAGCAAAAAGATATTACCAAGAAAAAAATATTAGCAAATACAATTAGAGAAAGTGAAGAAAGATACCGCAAAATTATTAATCTTTCACCAGAAGCAATCATTATAACAGTAGATAGTAAAATTGTACTGGCGAATCACAAGGCCTGTAATTTAGTAGGTACAGACTATGATAAAATCATTGGAGAAAATATTTATAAATATATATCAAAGGAATTTATAAAAATCGCCCATAAAAGAGCGAAACAGATATTAGAAGGTAAAAAATCTAAATCCATATATGACTATAAAATTATTCGCTATAGTAATACCCTAATAGATGTAGAAATATCAGCAAGTTATTTAATGTATAAAGGCAGTCCTGCGATTCAAGCAATAATTAGAAATATTTCTGATATGAAAAGGAGACTAAACGAAGCCTCTAAGCTTCAAAGAAAATACATCGAAGACACATCTCCTATACCTGAAAAACTTAAATTAGAAAGCCTGTACATGCCTGCTAAAACAGTAAGTGGAGACTTTTTTAGGCTGTACAAAGTAAATGAAGATTTAGTTCTTGGAATAATTGGAGATGTTAGTGGCAAAGGAATTACAGCAGCTCTTAATGTACTAGCATTTTTTGTTTTATTTCGTGAAGCAATTTTAATAAGCCGTGATCCACTTGAAATAGTTAAAATTTTAAATAAAAAAATTGCTGACTATTTAAGTGATAACCACTGCATCGCTGCTTGCTGTTTTAGTTTAGATTTTAAGAAAAATGAAGCAAGAGTAGCAGGTGCTGGGATAAGCCAGTTTATGTTTCAAAAAAGCAACTGTAATCCACAAGAATTCATAGTTAGGGGTCCTTTTCTAGGTATGTTTCAAAATGCAGTATTTGATGAAAATGTGATTTTCTTTAAAGAAGGTGATAGATTTTATTTTCCTACGGATGGGTTGGACTTCATATTTAATGATAATGAAATTAGAAAAAATTATCTTAAATCACACACATTAACTGAATTTATAACTTACTTGAAAGCTAAATTAAATAACATAATCAATGAAACCGGAGCATTAAAAGATGACAGCACAATAATAGCTTTGGAAATAAAATGA
- a CDS encoding methyl-accepting chemotaxis protein: MKKSLKNKLSLMFFVFITVPLIILGTFSYIRTSSLLQNTVKNQLESTSSQTVQSINEKIDSVDEYIKILSSDERMAKIASGDTTYNNEVYTYLQKIQKENSSVIESLVITNASAKGIISNSSENYNVDYSDRDYVKDALEGSKNTNKKTVLISKVTGKPVIGIAHPLKIDNKIVGTLIGIIPFKGVSNVKLGNFGYAYMINKDGLIISHPKTDKIFKENILNSTNNQLKSLINEAKSSGTSEGYYSYNGSRKFGKFVSNNNWIIAVEADYSTYMSPAASIRNFTIIIAILALLITIFLSYRFSMRDIINPIKQLESLMTKAGEGNLTVRAKINTEDELQTLGEYFNKMIEHQHNTIHNVRDASENLAASSEELASSNEEISSTTEQMTGTIEKVAQDAETQNSSIVEVSEVLVQLSSLVQISQNRALTAKKNSKHTMDTAEEGRNKIENTVDAIENIRKSSTATETTLKVLQELSKKVSGIIDTINSISSQTNLLALNAAIEAARAGEHGKGFTVVAEEVRKLSEETNTGANEISSLVSKMVNEITKAVKNMNSSKDAVESGVVIAKDADKSFVSIIDAVNQISNNVNEIVDVTKDEVATSDKIVNLINTVATITENTAASSEEVAASAEEQNSAIENVAASAEESSALAVSLNNLVEKFTI; the protein is encoded by the coding sequence ATGAAAAAAAGTTTAAAAAATAAATTAAGTTTAATGTTCTTTGTATTTATAACTGTTCCTCTTATTATTTTAGGAACTTTCTCTTATATTAGGACTTCTAGTTTATTGCAAAATACAGTTAAAAACCAATTAGAAAGTACTTCAAGTCAAACAGTACAATCTATAAATGAAAAAATAGATTCAGTAGACGAGTATATTAAAATTTTAAGTTCTGATGAGCGTATGGCAAAAATTGCTTCAGGCGATACTACTTACAATAATGAAGTCTATACTTATCTACAAAAAATACAAAAAGAAAACAGTAGTGTAATAGAAAGTCTAGTTATCACAAATGCATCAGCTAAAGGAATTATTAGTAACTCAAGTGAAAATTATAACGTTGACTATAGTGACAGGGACTATGTCAAAGACGCCTTAGAAGGCTCTAAAAACACTAATAAAAAAACTGTTTTAATATCAAAAGTTACAGGTAAACCTGTAATAGGAATTGCACATCCTTTAAAAATTGACAATAAAATTGTAGGTACATTAATCGGAATAATACCTTTTAAAGGAGTATCTAACGTCAAATTAGGTAACTTTGGATATGCATATATGATTAATAAAGATGGACTTATTATCTCCCATCCTAAAACAGATAAGATATTTAAAGAGAATATTTTAAATAGCACTAACAACCAATTAAAATCTTTGATAAATGAAGCTAAATCAAGTGGAACTTCCGAAGGATACTATAGCTATAATGGATCACGTAAGTTTGGAAAATTTGTTTCCAATAATAATTGGATTATAGCAGTAGAAGCTGACTATAGTACATATATGTCTCCTGCTGCAAGTATTAGAAACTTTACAATTATAATAGCTATATTGGCTTTACTTATTACAATATTTTTATCCTATAGATTTTCTATGAGAGATATAATAAACCCAATTAAACAATTGGAAAGTTTAATGACCAAAGCTGGTGAGGGTAACTTAACTGTAAGAGCTAAAATAAATACAGAAGACGAATTACAGACATTAGGTGAATACTTTAATAAAATGATTGAACATCAGCATAATACAATACATAATGTCAGAGATGCATCAGAAAATTTGGCTGCTTCTTCAGAAGAACTAGCCTCTTCTAATGAGGAAATAAGTTCTACAACAGAACAAATGACTGGCACTATAGAAAAAGTTGCACAAGATGCTGAAACTCAGAATAGCTCTATTGTAGAAGTATCAGAAGTTTTGGTCCAACTGTCAAGCTTGGTTCAAATATCCCAGAATAGGGCACTCACAGCTAAAAAGAATTCCAAACATACTATGGACACTGCAGAAGAAGGAAGAAATAAAATTGAAAATACAGTTGATGCTATTGAAAATATCCGTAAATCATCAACTGCAACAGAAACTACTTTAAAAGTCCTGCAGGAGCTTTCCAAAAAAGTAAGCGGAATTATTGATACCATAAACAGTATTTCATCTCAAACTAACTTATTAGCACTAAATGCAGCTATTGAAGCAGCAAGAGCGGGAGAACACGGAAAGGGCTTTACCGTGGTGGCAGAAGAAGTTCGTAAACTTTCAGAAGAAACTAACACTGGCGCAAATGAAATATCTTCATTGGTAAGTAAAATGGTAAATGAAATAACCAAAGCTGTAAAAAACATGAATTCCAGCAAAGACGCGGTTGAATCTGGTGTAGTAATAGCAAAAGATGCCGATAAATCTTTTGTAAGTATCATAGACGCCGTAAATCAAATATCAAACAACGTAAATGAAATAGTAGATGTTACAAAAGATGAAGTTGCTACTTCTGACAAAATAGTAAATCTTATTAATACAGTTGCCACTATTACTGAAAACACTGCAGCTAGCAGCGAAGAAGTTGCCGCATCTGCCGAAGAACAAAATTCAGCAATTGAAAATGTGGCAGCTAGTGCTGAGGAGTCTAGTGCATTAGCCGTATCCTTAAACAATCTTGTGGAAAAATTTACAATTTGA
- a CDS encoding ATP-binding protein has product MKSNEFILYGLSKHKQIIDKITAELNASKYNFDIKLILTEALTNAFKHGNNMSMDKPIYLKYVYDDSNVQFEIKDCGTGFKDTIINKQLDNENILEDEGRGLFLIKNLSDHIELKQNTLIIEKSLAS; this is encoded by the coding sequence ATGAAAAGTAATGAATTTATTCTATATGGTTTGTCCAAGCACAAACAGATTATCGATAAAATCACTGCTGAGTTAAATGCTTCAAAGTATAATTTTGATATTAAGCTAATACTTACAGAAGCTTTAACCAATGCCTTTAAGCATGGTAACAATATGAGCATGGACAAACCTATTTATTTAAAATATGTATATGATGATTCAAATGTTCAATTTGAAATTAAGGATTGTGGTACTGGATTTAAAGATACAATAATTAACAAACAATTAGATAATGAAAATATACTAGAAGATGAAGGAAGAGGATTATTTCTCATTAAAAATCTTTCAGATCATATAGAATTAAAACAAAATACCCTAATTATAGAAAAATCCTTGGCTAGCTAG
- a CDS encoding DUF421 domain-containing protein, translating into MFIVLFRTIILYLLVVISMRLMGKKQIGEMEPFELAVAIMISELASLPMQDTRISIIHGIIPIITLLTLQTLLALLQLKSEKIRLFFSGKPTILIDKGKLDLKKLKDEKFNINDLMEELRMQGYYNLSDVEYAILETSGQLSVIPKTELTPVTKTDLKIKPSQDVLPITLIMDGKINFKNLIIAKKDEAWLKQMMKKNSIVSTKNILVALLDSKGKFYYQLKEKNTQDVIK; encoded by the coding sequence ATGTTCATAGTACTTTTTAGAACTATTATCTTATATTTACTAGTTGTAATATCCATGAGGCTTATGGGAAAAAAACAGATAGGTGAAATGGAACCTTTTGAATTAGCTGTAGCAATAATGATATCCGAATTGGCTTCTCTTCCAATGCAAGATACCAGAATTTCTATAATTCACGGTATAATTCCAATAATAACTCTTTTGACTTTACAAACTCTTTTAGCGTTACTTCAGCTTAAGAGTGAAAAAATAAGATTATTTTTTAGTGGAAAACCAACCATACTAATTGATAAGGGAAAGCTGGACTTAAAAAAATTAAAGGACGAAAAATTCAATATAAATGATTTAATGGAAGAACTGAGAATGCAGGGATATTACAATTTATCCGATGTAGAATATGCCATACTTGAAACCAGTGGCCAACTTTCTGTTATACCTAAAACCGAACTTACCCCTGTAACTAAAACAGATTTAAAAATAAAACCTTCTCAAGATGTACTACCCATAACACTCATAATGGATGGTAAAATAAACTTCAAAAACTTGATTATAGCAAAAAAAGATGAAGCTTGGCTCAAACAAATGATGAAGAAAAACAGCATAGTTTCTACAAAAAATATATTAGTAGCTTTACTCGATTCAAAAGGGAAATTTTATTACCAACTAAAAGAAAAAAATACACAGGATGTGATTAAATGA
- a CDS encoding nucleoside kinase: protein MYKDICEAQEKDRKDILNLKVGQKDILVKKGTSLYKIFRDNYPVQDIPVVLAKVNEEYFELTNLLEKSGTFKIVDIRDKLGNKTYARTLQFVLIKSVYDLFKGAKVTIEHSLSKGIFGEIHKDTPLCEEDIKKIKKKMKEIIKQDIPIKKVGMTKERAIEIFRNYGMEDKVRLLNYVNTDEVKLYELDGRYDYFYGSMAFSTGVLKVFDLMYYEPGFILRYPVESDPYNLPKFVEYKKLSKIFYETEKWGNILEVGDVGSLNHKVENKEIAYMIRVAEALHEKKIAYISDMISERKNVKVVLIAGPSSSGKTTFSKRLSIQLRVNGIIPVPISLDDYFVDRDHTPKDENGNYDFESIYALDLKLFNDDLEALMRGEEIEVPTFDFKTGCRKWVGNKLRLPEKGVIVIEGIHGLNELLTSAISKENKFKIYISALTQLNLDNHNRIATTDVRIIRRIVRDSLFRGYSAEDTLKMWPSIKNGEEKNIFVFQENADVMFNSTLVYELCVLKDYALKELDDINNSSPVYYEALRLKSFLHFFKSVDVNFVPDNSILREFIGGSCFYS from the coding sequence ATGTACAAAGATATTTGTGAAGCACAAGAGAAAGACAGAAAAGATATATTAAATCTTAAAGTTGGTCAGAAAGATATATTAGTTAAAAAGGGAACTAGTTTGTATAAAATATTTAGGGACAATTATCCTGTACAAGATATACCTGTGGTACTTGCAAAAGTCAATGAAGAATATTTTGAACTTACTAATTTATTAGAGAAATCTGGGACTTTTAAGATAGTAGATATAAGGGACAAGTTAGGAAACAAAACCTATGCAAGAACACTTCAATTTGTTCTTATTAAATCTGTATATGATTTATTTAAAGGGGCAAAAGTTACTATAGAGCATTCTTTAAGTAAAGGTATATTTGGGGAAATTCATAAAGATACTCCCCTTTGTGAAGAGGATATAAAAAAGATAAAAAAGAAAATGAAAGAGATAATAAAACAGGATATACCTATAAAAAAAGTAGGGATGACTAAGGAACGTGCAATAGAAATTTTTAGAAACTATGGCATGGAAGACAAAGTAAGACTTTTAAATTATGTAAATACAGATGAAGTAAAATTATATGAATTAGATGGTAGATACGACTATTTTTATGGCTCTATGGCATTTTCTACGGGAGTATTGAAGGTGTTTGATTTAATGTATTATGAGCCAGGATTTATATTAAGGTATCCTGTGGAATCTGATCCTTATAATTTGCCTAAATTTGTAGAATATAAAAAATTAAGTAAGATATTTTATGAAACTGAAAAATGGGGAAATATACTTGAAGTAGGAGATGTAGGATCCTTAAATCATAAAGTTGAAAATAAAGAAATTGCATACATGATAAGGGTAGCTGAGGCACTTCATGAAAAGAAAATTGCCTATATATCTGATATGATAAGCGAAAGAAAAAATGTAAAAGTTGTGTTGATTGCTGGACCAAGTTCTTCTGGAAAAACTACTTTTTCAAAAAGACTTTCAATACAGTTAAGAGTCAATGGAATAATACCGGTTCCAATTTCACTGGATGATTACTTTGTGGATAGGGATCATACTCCCAAAGATGAAAATGGAAATTATGATTTTGAATCTATATATGCCCTTGATTTAAAACTTTTTAATGATGATCTAGAAGCACTTATGAGGGGAGAAGAAATTGAAGTACCTACCTTTGATTTTAAAACAGGATGTAGAAAATGGGTTGGTAATAAGTTGAGACTGCCAGAAAAAGGGGTAATTGTAATTGAAGGAATACATGGATTGAACGAACTTCTTACTTCTGCTATTTCAAAAGAAAATAAATTTAAAATATATATAAGTGCTCTTACTCAATTAAACTTGGATAATCACAATAGAATAGCTACTACTGATGTTAGAATTATAAGGAGAATAGTTAGAGATTCTCTTTTTAGAGGCTATAGTGCGGAAGATACTTTAAAGATGTGGCCTTCTATAAAAAATGGGGAAGAAAAAAATATATTTGTATTTCAGGAAAATGCAGATGTTATGTTTAATTCTACGTTAGTGTACGAGCTATGTGTGCTAAAGGATTATGCACTTAAAGAATTGGACGATATAAATAACTCTAGTCCTGTATATTATGAAGCATTGAGGCTTAAAAGTTTCCTCCATTTCTTTAAATCAGTGGATGTTAATTTTGTCCCTGATAACTCCATTTTGAGAGAATTTATAGGGGGAAGTTGTTTCTATAGTTGA
- the pssA gene encoding CDP-diacylglycerol--serine O-phosphatidyltransferase, whose protein sequence is MAKIARSSVPNAFTFANLSCGVMSLMMSFQENYLWAGIFILLACLADRYDGRVARFLKVSSELGKQLDSLADLVSFGVAPSVLTFNIYNFSTFGLLGYMLVLLLPICGAYRLARFNITDFDGQFFGIPITFAGMFMALYCLITFRHPVPAELTILLIVILSYLMICKYRFKKF, encoded by the coding sequence GTGGCTAAAATAGCTAGAAGTTCAGTGCCTAATGCGTTTACGTTTGCTAATCTTAGTTGTGGTGTAATGTCTCTAATGATGTCCTTTCAGGAAAATTATTTATGGGCTGGTATATTTATACTACTTGCATGTTTAGCTGATAGATATGATGGAAGAGTTGCTAGGTTTTTAAAAGTGTCCAGTGAATTAGGTAAACAACTGGATTCTCTTGCAGATTTAGTTTCTTTTGGAGTTGCCCCATCAGTTCTTACATTTAATATATATAATTTTTCTACTTTTGGATTATTAGGTTATATGTTAGTATTATTGTTACCAATATGTGGAGCATATAGACTGGCAAGATTTAATATTACTGATTTTGATGGACAATTTTTTGGTATTCCAATAACTTTTGCAGGTATGTTTATGGCTTTATATTGTTTAATTACATTTAGACATCCTGTTCCTGCAGAACTTACCATTTTACTTATCGTAATACTTTCTTACCTTATGATTTGTAAATATAGGTTTAAGAAGTTCTAA